One Klebsiella electrica genomic window, GGTTAAAAAGTACGCTCATTTGTCTCCAACGCATTTGCTGATCTATGCTCAGAAACTGGATAGTATTTTACGTGAAGGTTGAAGCACCATTCAAAATCACGTACACAAGGGTGTACACAATTAGTTTATAACTAAAATAAAAATCATATTAATCAATGTCATTGGTGTGGTATTTGTTTTTCACATCAAGAAAAGCAAATAAGCTATCTACCCGCATGAAAACACCAAAGCCCGCATCTGCCGCAATGCCGTTCACTTAAGTGGAGCGGTACTGCGTTTCACCGGATAGCGGGTTTTTGACATCTTAACCGCCCTCGGCCTTGATGGTCGGGGGCGTTTTGTTATGAACACGGCTTCCTGGGGGGCGACAGGCTCACGTATCACCGATGACAGTAATAATCGGGTGTAGGGATGACGTGCCTGTTGAAATATCTGCTCGACGGTGCCGGTTTCGACAATTTCACCGGCTTTCATCACCGCGATCCGGTGACTCATATGCTGCACCACGCCCAAATCATGGGAGATAAACAGCATCGAAAGATGCAGCCTGCGCTGCAAAGAGCTCAATAGATCCAGAACCTGGGCCTGAGTGGTTACGTCCAGGGCTGATACCGGTTCGTCGCATACCAGCAGGTCGGGCTCGCTTGCCAGTGCCTGGGCGATAGATACGCGTTGCCGCTGGCCGCCGGAAAGAGAGACTGGACGGCGCGGCAGCAAATCGGGGCTCAGTCCGACCAGAGAGAGCAGCTCCTCGATTCGCTGCTGGCGCTGACGGGCGCTGAGGCGAAAATGTAGCCGCAGCGGTTGCTCAAGCAGCTGTTCAACGCTGTACTGAGGATCGAACGAACCCAGCGGGTCCTGCACAATTGTCTGAATCCGCGCTCTGCGAGGACGTCGTTCGCGCTCGGGGAGCTTACTCCAGGGGGAGCCCAGTAGCTGGATCTCTCCCTCGTCCGGACTCTGCAGGGCGAGCACTATTTTCCCGAGGGTTGTTTTCCCCGAGCCGGACTCTCCCACAATACCCAACGTTTCACCGCGGGCCACCGCTAATGAAACCCGATTCACCGCGCGTAACGGCATACCGTCAGGTAAAGCGAAGGTGACGGAAACATCGTTAACCTTCAGCACAGGCGCTTGTCTGTCGTCTGTCGCTGTCGACGGCTCAGGGAGAAGCGTTGCGCCGAGCGGGTCCTGACCGGAAAGCCAGTGTCCCCGTGTGCCGGCGGTGGGTACGGCGGCCAGTAGCCGCCGGGTATAGGGATGCTGCGGTGCGAACAAGACGTTTCGCGTCGTTCCTTGTTCAATCTGGCTACCGTTGCGCATGACAACGACGCGGTCAGCAATATTGGCCACGACGGCCAAATCGTGGGTAATCAGCAGGATGCCGTGTCCGGCTTCGGCCAGCATTTTGAATATGTTCAGCACCTGTTTTTGTACCGTCGCGTCGAGGGCCGTGGTCGGTTCATCGGCAATTAACAGGCGAGGACCGGCTGCCAGCGCGGAGGCAATCAGCGCGCGCTGGCGCAATCCTCCGGAAAGCTGGTGCGGATATTGCGCCGCCCGGTTTTTTGCATCGGCAATACCCACGTCAGTCAGCAACGTCTGAACCCGCTCCGCCACCTTGACACGCGGCAACAGGCGATGGGTCAGTATCGGTTCGGCGACCTCCTGCCCGATACGGCGCAAGGGATCGAGCGACGTCAAGGCATCCTGCAGAACAAAACCTATCTCCCGCCCTCGTATACGCTGCCAGGTTTTGCTGTCGCGGGTGAGTAAATCATCAACGCCACCGTCATGACGCAGCAGTTCGATGGCATGAGCCTGAACCTGAGCCCCTGTACCCGGTAGCCCGACCAGCGTTCGCGCGGTGACTGATTTGCCGGAACCCGATTCGCCAACCAGCGCCAGGATTTCTCCGGCGTTGACGGTAAAAGAGAGCGATTTGACGGCGTCCGTTACGCCCTGCTTTGACGGGAAGCTGACGTGCAGATCCTCTACGCGTAGCAGAGGTGAAAGCGCGGATGGATAGTCCATTTACAGGCTGCCTTTGGCCAGAAGAGTTTGCAAACGACGCCCGAGGAGCGTGATGGAGATGACGGAGAGCGCAATGACGCTGGCTGGCAAAAGGCTGACCCAGGGAGCGCTGTCCAGAAAGTTGCGGCCTTCGGAGAGTAGCGCGCCCCATTCCGCGGTGGGCGGTGTCACCCCGAGACCCAGAAAGCTCATGGCGGAGGCGGCGAGTACCGCCTGTCCGATACCAATAGTCGCCAGAATCAACAGTGGACGGATGGTATTAGGAATAATATGGCGCACGATGATCGTCAGGGGGGATTCTCCCAGGGTGACAGCATGCTGGACGTAGCCGGACAGTTTGACCTGTAATACCTGAGAGCGTACCAGGCGCGCATAGCCAGCAATAGCGGCCAGGCCGACGGCAAACAACGTATTTTCCGGGCCGCGGCCCAATACGGCAATAGCCAGTAATGCCAGCAGAAGCTCAGGAAAGGCGAGCAGAATATCCAGCAAACGTACCAGCAGCTGGCGTGAAATTCGTGGCCCCAGCGCAGCGGCCGTACCAAGCACAATACCGCCCGCACAGGCCAGCAGAGTGGCACCGACGCCGATAGACAAGGACAGCGATGTGCCATACACCACGCGGGCAAACACATCGCGCCCGAGTTGGTCGGTGCCAAACCAGTGCGCAAGGCTGGGAGGCTGTAATACCGCGGCGAAGTCTATATCGTTTGGCGCATGGGGCGTCAACAACGCCGGGAAGAATACCGCCAGTAACAGCAGCACGACGATCATCGCGGGAAGCAGTGTACCCGGCGTCAGCCAGGGGCTGCGATAAGCTGCCCGTCGGCATTGCGGTAGCTTCAGAGAATTACTGCTCATCGGTAGACTCCTTGACGCCTAGCCTCGGGTCGATAAGCAAATACAGCGCGTCGAGGATCAGGTTAATGACGACAAACAGAAAAGCGGAAAACATCACTATCCCAAGAACCAATGGCATGTCGCGGTTTTCGATAGCGAGAAGCGTGATTTGGCCGATACCGGCGCGCCCAAACACCGTCTCTGTCAGAATCGATCCCCCCAGTACGCCAGCCAGTAATGTCCCGGTGAGCGTCGAGAGGGCCAGCGCGCCGTGGCGTAAGGCATGCAGCAGGCGTAACCTGGTTTCGCTGACGCCGCGAGTGCGTACCGTCAAGGCGAAGGGTTGCGCCAGCGCCTCTTCCAGACCATCCCGCAGCACCTGGCTGAATATGGCCGTCAGCGGCAGGCTTAGGGTGAGAGCAGGCAGTACCAATGAGGCAATGCCTTCGTTGCCGGTAACCGGAAACCATTGCAGCTTAAAGCTAAAGATAGTGAGCAGCAGAATACCTATCCAGTATACCGGTGTGCTGAGCAGGATCAGCTCCACGCCGGACAGCAGCCCGCGTAGCCGGTGCTGGCGACCGGACGTCGCCAGCGCATTAACGATGGCCAGCGTCAACGCCAGAACCAGCGCGCTGAGCGCCAGGGGCAGAGTTTGTTTTAATGCGGCGCCTATCACTGACACTACCGGTTGGCGAAACTGATAGCTGATACCGGGATCGCCGCTGAGCGCCTGGCCGCAGTAACGCAGATATTGAACCCACAGTGGCTGATCGAGACCAAATTTGCGGATTAACTCCGCGCGAAACGCCGGATCGACAACCGCATCCCCGCCGCCGATGATAATCGACACCGGATCGCCAGGGATGAGCTTCACGGCGATAAACGTCAGTGTTGCGGCGCCCCACAGCACCGCGACAATCGTCAGAAGGCGCTTAGCGCCTCCCTTAAGACTAACGGCTAATCCAGGCATCATAGAAGTTCGGTTTGGCATTGGTGGCCCAGTTAACGCCATGCACAGTTCGGGATAAACCGAGCTGGAAAGCGGGAATATACAACGGGACGACATAGGCCTGGTCGATGACCTGATGCTGAATCTCATGGTACAGCCGTTTGCGCTCCTCTTCGCCGGCGCCCACGGCGCGTTCCAGCTTATCGTCGATCGTATTCACCCGGGCGTGGTTGTTGCCCTGAGGAGGAATGAAAGAGGAATGAAAGACGGTCCGCAAAATATCCGGCTCAGGGCGGACAAAGAAGTTGGAGGCGATGTCATAGTCGTTACTGGCCGTGCGGCTCGCAAAAATCCCCGCATCTACCGGGTCAAGCTGCAGGTCGAAACCGGTTTGCTTCACCTGATACTGTACCGCCTGAAACAGCGCCACATCAGCCGACTCGACGTTTCCGGGGACGTAGATAAAGCGTACGGTGAGACGATGACCGTCCCGCGTGCGATAGCCCTGGCTGTCTTTGCTCTTCCAGCCCGCTTCATCAAGCAGGCGGTTAGCTTTATTGATATCGAACCCCCAGCTGGCGGCAACGCTCGGATCGTAGTCGACCGTGGTGGGACCCAGCACATTATGTGCCGGTTTCACT contains:
- a CDS encoding dipeptide ABC transporter ATP-binding protein, which produces MDYPSALSPLLRVEDLHVSFPSKQGVTDAVKSLSFTVNAGEILALVGESGSGKSVTARTLVGLPGTGAQVQAHAIELLRHDGGVDDLLTRDSKTWQRIRGREIGFVLQDALTSLDPLRRIGQEVAEPILTHRLLPRVKVAERVQTLLTDVGIADAKNRAAQYPHQLSGGLRQRALIASALAAGPRLLIADEPTTALDATVQKQVLNIFKMLAEAGHGILLITHDLAVVANIADRVVVMRNGSQIEQGTTRNVLFAPQHPYTRRLLAAVPTAGTRGHWLSGQDPLGATLLPEPSTATDDRQAPVLKVNDVSVTFALPDGMPLRAVNRVSLAVARGETLGIVGESGSGKTTLGKIVLALQSPDEGEIQLLGSPWSKLPERERRPRRARIQTIVQDPLGSFDPQYSVEQLLEQPLRLHFRLSARQRQQRIEELLSLVGLSPDLLPRRPVSLSGGQRQRVSIAQALASEPDLLVCDEPVSALDVTTQAQVLDLLSSLQRRLHLSMLFISHDLGVVQHMSHRIAVMKAGEIVETGTVEQIFQQARHPYTRLLLSSVIREPVAPQEAVFITKRPRPSRPRAVKMSKTRYPVKRSTAPLK
- a CDS encoding ABC transporter permease, encoding MSSNSLKLPQCRRAAYRSPWLTPGTLLPAMIVVLLLLAVFFPALLTPHAPNDIDFAAVLQPPSLAHWFGTDQLGRDVFARVVYGTSLSLSIGVGATLLACAGGIVLGTAAALGPRISRQLLVRLLDILLAFPELLLALLAIAVLGRGPENTLFAVGLAAIAGYARLVRSQVLQVKLSGYVQHAVTLGESPLTIIVRHIIPNTIRPLLILATIGIGQAVLAASAMSFLGLGVTPPTAEWGALLSEGRNFLDSAPWVSLLPASVIALSVISITLLGRRLQTLLAKGSL
- a CDS encoding ABC transporter permease codes for the protein MMPGLAVSLKGGAKRLLTIVAVLWGAATLTFIAVKLIPGDPVSIIIGGGDAVVDPAFRAELIRKFGLDQPLWVQYLRYCGQALSGDPGISYQFRQPVVSVIGAALKQTLPLALSALVLALTLAIVNALATSGRQHRLRGLLSGVELILLSTPVYWIGILLLTIFSFKLQWFPVTGNEGIASLVLPALTLSLPLTAIFSQVLRDGLEEALAQPFALTVRTRGVSETRLRLLHALRHGALALSTLTGTLLAGVLGGSILTETVFGRAGIGQITLLAIENRDMPLVLGIVMFSAFLFVVINLILDALYLLIDPRLGVKESTDEQ